One window of the Pithys albifrons albifrons isolate INPA30051 chromosome 33, PitAlb_v1, whole genome shotgun sequence genome contains the following:
- the LOC139684164 gene encoding zinc finger protein 154-like: MVEEAVRKRKMPREPQAGPELSTESTEEKSPRQNLVAEAVLNSAMVQKVTGEAKPPESHRKRSSKLSPEMSKEETPNVSGEGSQRLSQNSDLVVQQQLQRREKRYKCLECGKRFSQSSDLIRHQHIHTGERPYTCEECGKSFNQSSSLKQHKMIHTGERPYECSECGIRCRTSSNLLEHHRTHTGERPFRCTNCGKRFNQNSHLVRHRRIHTGERPYPCGECGKSFRRNSELVIHQMIHTGERPYECSECEKSFQTSSLLLRHQRIHMGERPFQCTDCGKRFNQNSHLVTHRSIHTGERPYQCDECGKSFTKSATLTRHQCTHQ, translated from the exons ATGGTGGAGGaggctgtgaggaagaggaagatgccccgggaACCCCAGGCAG gccccgagctgagcacggagagcacagaggaaaaatcCCCCCGgcagaacctggtggcagaggctgttttgaacagtGCCATGGTGCAGAAAGTCACTGGGGAGGCAAAGCCACCGGAATCCCACAGGAAGAGGAGCTCCAAGCTGAGCCCAGAGATGTCCAAAGAGGAAACACCCAACGTGTCCGGGGAAGGCAGTCAAAGATTGAGCCAGAACTCTgacctggtggtgcagcagcagcttcagagaagggagaagcgctacaagtgcttggaatgtgggaagaggttCAGCCAGAGCTCCGACTTGATCcgccaccagcacatccacactggggaacggccaTACACGTGTGAGGAATGTGGAAAGAGCTTCAATCAGAGCTCCAGCCTTAAGCAACACaagatgatccacactggggaacgtccctacgagtgttccgagtgtgggatAAGGTGTCGGACCAGCTCCAATCTCCTTGAGCATCaccgcacacacacaggggagaggcccttccgctgcaccaactgcgggaagagatttAACCAGAACTCCCACCTCGTCAGgcaccggcgtatccacactggggagaggccttacccctgtggggagtgtgggaaaagCTTTAGGCGGAACTCTGAGCTTGTCatccaccagatgatccacactggggagaggccctacgaGTGTTCTGAGTGTGAGAAGAGTTTTCAGACCAGCTCACTTCTCCTCAGGCATCAGCGCATACACAtgggggagaggcccttccagTGCACCGACTGTGGAAAGAGATTCAACCAGAACTCCCACCTGGTCACTCACCGGAGTATCCACACTGGAGAGAGGCCTTACCAGTgtgacgagtgtgggaagagcttcaccaaAAGCGCTACCTTGACCAGACACCAATGCACTCACCAGTAA